In Harpia harpyja isolate bHarHar1 chromosome 12, bHarHar1 primary haplotype, whole genome shotgun sequence, a single window of DNA contains:
- the AMOTL2 gene encoding angiomotin-like protein 2 isoform X3, translated as MRTAEDSNGTVLHRLIQEQLRYGNLTENRTLLAIQQQALRGGGGAGSPRSSLESLSPEESQMVQQSTRQEPQGQEHHSDHVYLENSVYRLCQPQHKGEELPTYEEAKAHSQYYASQRGGQQPGGVSPGIRGENGPHGAESGTRRPDEGLKDLKHGHVRSLSERLMRMSLERNGAKAQSPISASHSYPQLSHHHQLAALRGQCPEGPEPQRPPPEYPYVIPSQDTYLAEPRPCSREGPGFQHPEIRVLPTHVPTTFLPPPGTLCPGTLGPASMEALVSAQAVSASSRLARADAVLRENERLQRESEKLRRELESCAEKASCIQKLESEIQRISEDYENLVKASSKREALEKAMRNKRDGEMRRLQDFNRDLKERLESVNKQLASKTQESQESNQGSVAKLLAQSYEHQQEKEKLEREVSLLRSANEDQRRRAELLEQALSSAQARAAKAEAELRKKRAYVEKVERLQAALGQLQAACEKREQLELRLRTRLEQELKMLRAQQRHAGAAGGGTPELSAHTLSEQLREKEEKILALEADMTKWEQKYLEECTMRQFAMDAAATAAAQRDTTLISHSPRHSPNSSFNEDLLLASHKHQEMENRLKALHAQILEKDAVIKVLQQRSRRDPSKALQGSLRPAKSVPSVFAASAAPSWPGAGQSDRLAEGSSRGSTESSAAARALDLSDVVEILI; from the exons ATGAGGACGGCGGAGGACTCGAACGGAACGGTCCTGCACCGCCTGATTCAGGAGCAGCTGCGCTACGGGAACCTCACAGAGAACCGCACACTGCTGGCCATCCAGCAGCAGGCCCTGCGTGGCGGTGGGGGTGCCGGCAGCCCCCGCTCCTCCCTGGAGAGCCtcagtccagaggagagccaaaTGGTGCAGCAGTCCACACGGCAGGAGCCCCAGGGTCAGGAGCATCACTCTGACCACGTCTACTTGGAGAACAGCGTCTAtcggctctgccagccccagcacaaGGGCGAGGAGCTCCCGACCTACGAGGAGGCCAAGGCACATTCCCAGTACTACGCCTCGCAGCGGGGCGGGCAGCAGCCTGGAGGGGTCAGCCCAGGGATTCGGGGTGAAAATGGTCCGCACGGGGCCGAGAGCGGTACCCGTCGCCCCGACGAGGGGCTGAAGGACCTGAAGCATGGCCACGTGCGGTCGCTGAGCGAGCGGCTGATGCGGATGTCGCTGGAGAGGAACGGGGCCAAAGCGCAGAGCCCCATCAGTGCTTCCCACAGCTACCCCCAgctctcccaccaccaccagctcgCTGCCCTCCGAGGGCAGTGCCCCGAGGGGCCGGAGCCACAGCGACCCCCTCCGGAGTATCCCTATGTCATCCCTTCCCAGGACACTTACCTGGCCGAACCCCGACCCTGCTCCCGGGAAGGTCCTGGATTTCAGCATCCTGAAATCAG ggTGCTGCCCACCCACGTCCCCACCACTTTCCTGCCGCCACCGGGCACCCTGTGCCCGGGCACACTGGGTCCCGCCAGCATGGAGGCACTGGTGAGTGCCCAGGCGGTCTCGGCCAGCAGCCGCCTGGCCCGGGCAGATGCAGTCCTGCGGGAAAATGAGAGGCTCCAGCGGGAGAGTGAGAAGCTGCGGCGGGAGCTGGAGAGCTGCGCCGAGAAAGCAAGCTGCATCCAGAAG CTGGAGAGCGAGATCCAGCGCATCTCGGAGGATTATGAAAACCTCGTCAAGGCGTCTTCCAAGCGGGAAGCCTTGGAGAAAGCCATGAGGAACAAGAGAGACGGCGAGATGCGACGGCTCCAGGACTTCAACCGGGACCTGAAAG AGCGATTGGAATCGGTGAACAAGCAGCTGGCCAGCAAGACCCAGGAAAGCCAGGAGAGCAACCAGGGCAGCGTGGCCAAACTCCTGGCGCAGA GCTACGAGCACCAGCAAGAGAAGGAGAAGCTGGAGCGAGAGGTGTCCCTGCTGCGCAGTGCCAATGAGGACCAGCGGCGgcgggcagagctgctggagcaggcgCTGAGCAGTGCCCAGGCACGGGCGGCCAAGGCGGAAGCTGAGCTGCGGAAGAAGCGAGCCTACGTGGAGAAGGTGGAgcggctgcaggcagccctgggccAGCTCCAGGCCGCCTGTGAAAAAAGGGAGCAGCTCGAGCTGCGGCTCCGCACCCGCCTGGAGCAGGAGCTGAAGATGCTGCGGGCTCAGCAG AGGCATGCAGGTGCCGCAGGCGGGGGGACGCCGGAGCTGAGTGCCCACACGCTCTCTGAGCagctgagggagaaggaggagaagatcCTGGCCCTGGAGGCTGACATGACCAAGTGGGAGCAGAAGTACCTGGAGGAGTGCACCATGCGGCAGTTTGCCATGGACGCCGCGGCCACCGCAGCTGCCCAGCGGGACACCACCCTCATCAGCCATTCCCCGCGGCACTCCCCCAATAGCAGCTTCAACGAGGATCTCCTCCTGGCCAGccacaagcaccaggagatggaGAACAG gTTAAAAGCCCTTCATGCCCAAATCCTGGAGAAGGATGCCGTCATCAAGGTCCTGCAGCAGCGCTCACGGAGGGACCCCAGCAAAGCCCTCCAAGGCTCCCTGCGGCCAGCCAAGTCTGTGCCCTCTGTCTTTGCCGCCTCCGCCGCCCCAAGCTGGCCGGGGGCTGGCCAGAGTGACCGGCTGGCCGAGGGCAGCTCCCGGGGCAGCACAG agagCTCGGCTGCTGCCAGAGCCCTGGACCTGTCTGACGTGGTGGAGATCCTGATTTAA
- the AMOTL2 gene encoding angiomotin-like protein 2 isoform X1 — MRTAEDSNGTVLHRLIQEQLRYGNLTENRTLLAIQQQALRGGGGAGSPRSSLESLSPEESQMVQQSTRQEPQGQEHHSDHVYLENSVYRLCQPQHKGEELPTYEEAKAHSQYYASQRGGQQPGGVSPGIRGENGPHGAESGTRRPDEGLKDLKHGHVRSLSERLMRMSLERNGAKAQSPISASHSYPQLSHHHQLAALRGQCPEGPEPQRPPPEYPYVIPSQDTYLAEPRPCSREGPGFQHPEIRVLPTHVPTTFLPPPGTLCPGTLGPASMEALVSAQAVSASSRLARADAVLRENERLQRESEKLRRELESCAEKASCIQKLESEIQRISEDYENLVKASSKREALEKAMRNKRDGEMRRLQDFNRDLKERLESVNKQLASKTQESQESNQGSVAKLLAQSYEHQQEKEKLEREVSLLRSANEDQRRRAELLEQALSSAQARAAKAEAELRKKRAYVEKVERLQAALGQLQAACEKREQLELRLRTRLEQELKMLRAQQRHAGAAGGGTPELSAHTLSEQLREKEEKILALEADMTKWEQKYLEECTMRQFAMDAAATAAAQRDTTLISHSPRHSPNSSFNEDLLLASHKHQEMENRLKALHAQILEKDAVIKVLQQRSRRDPSKALQGSLRPAKSVPSVFAASAAPSWPGAGQSDRLAEGSSRGSTAGKATAEGAAAPATLPLPSHSKHGSKDGSTQTDGVAESSGQGEGTERPSGLLESSAAARALDLSDVVEILI; from the exons ATGAGGACGGCGGAGGACTCGAACGGAACGGTCCTGCACCGCCTGATTCAGGAGCAGCTGCGCTACGGGAACCTCACAGAGAACCGCACACTGCTGGCCATCCAGCAGCAGGCCCTGCGTGGCGGTGGGGGTGCCGGCAGCCCCCGCTCCTCCCTGGAGAGCCtcagtccagaggagagccaaaTGGTGCAGCAGTCCACACGGCAGGAGCCCCAGGGTCAGGAGCATCACTCTGACCACGTCTACTTGGAGAACAGCGTCTAtcggctctgccagccccagcacaaGGGCGAGGAGCTCCCGACCTACGAGGAGGCCAAGGCACATTCCCAGTACTACGCCTCGCAGCGGGGCGGGCAGCAGCCTGGAGGGGTCAGCCCAGGGATTCGGGGTGAAAATGGTCCGCACGGGGCCGAGAGCGGTACCCGTCGCCCCGACGAGGGGCTGAAGGACCTGAAGCATGGCCACGTGCGGTCGCTGAGCGAGCGGCTGATGCGGATGTCGCTGGAGAGGAACGGGGCCAAAGCGCAGAGCCCCATCAGTGCTTCCCACAGCTACCCCCAgctctcccaccaccaccagctcgCTGCCCTCCGAGGGCAGTGCCCCGAGGGGCCGGAGCCACAGCGACCCCCTCCGGAGTATCCCTATGTCATCCCTTCCCAGGACACTTACCTGGCCGAACCCCGACCCTGCTCCCGGGAAGGTCCTGGATTTCAGCATCCTGAAATCAG ggTGCTGCCCACCCACGTCCCCACCACTTTCCTGCCGCCACCGGGCACCCTGTGCCCGGGCACACTGGGTCCCGCCAGCATGGAGGCACTGGTGAGTGCCCAGGCGGTCTCGGCCAGCAGCCGCCTGGCCCGGGCAGATGCAGTCCTGCGGGAAAATGAGAGGCTCCAGCGGGAGAGTGAGAAGCTGCGGCGGGAGCTGGAGAGCTGCGCCGAGAAAGCAAGCTGCATCCAGAAG CTGGAGAGCGAGATCCAGCGCATCTCGGAGGATTATGAAAACCTCGTCAAGGCGTCTTCCAAGCGGGAAGCCTTGGAGAAAGCCATGAGGAACAAGAGAGACGGCGAGATGCGACGGCTCCAGGACTTCAACCGGGACCTGAAAG AGCGATTGGAATCGGTGAACAAGCAGCTGGCCAGCAAGACCCAGGAAAGCCAGGAGAGCAACCAGGGCAGCGTGGCCAAACTCCTGGCGCAGA GCTACGAGCACCAGCAAGAGAAGGAGAAGCTGGAGCGAGAGGTGTCCCTGCTGCGCAGTGCCAATGAGGACCAGCGGCGgcgggcagagctgctggagcaggcgCTGAGCAGTGCCCAGGCACGGGCGGCCAAGGCGGAAGCTGAGCTGCGGAAGAAGCGAGCCTACGTGGAGAAGGTGGAgcggctgcaggcagccctgggccAGCTCCAGGCCGCCTGTGAAAAAAGGGAGCAGCTCGAGCTGCGGCTCCGCACCCGCCTGGAGCAGGAGCTGAAGATGCTGCGGGCTCAGCAG AGGCATGCAGGTGCCGCAGGCGGGGGGACGCCGGAGCTGAGTGCCCACACGCTCTCTGAGCagctgagggagaaggaggagaagatcCTGGCCCTGGAGGCTGACATGACCAAGTGGGAGCAGAAGTACCTGGAGGAGTGCACCATGCGGCAGTTTGCCATGGACGCCGCGGCCACCGCAGCTGCCCAGCGGGACACCACCCTCATCAGCCATTCCCCGCGGCACTCCCCCAATAGCAGCTTCAACGAGGATCTCCTCCTGGCCAGccacaagcaccaggagatggaGAACAG gTTAAAAGCCCTTCATGCCCAAATCCTGGAGAAGGATGCCGTCATCAAGGTCCTGCAGCAGCGCTCACGGAGGGACCCCAGCAAAGCCCTCCAAGGCTCCCTGCGGCCAGCCAAGTCTGTGCCCTCTGTCTTTGCCGCCTCCGCCGCCCCAAGCTGGCCGGGGGCTGGCCAGAGTGACCGGCTGGCCGAGGGCAGCTCCCGGGGCAGCACAG CAGGCAAAGCCACTGCTGAAGGGGCAGCAGCACCCGCCaccctccctctgccctcccactCCAAGCACGGCAGCAAGGACGGCAGCACACAGACGGACGGGGTGGCTGAAAGCAGCGGCCAGGGCGAGGGCACTGAGCGCCCGTCTGGTTTGCTGG agagCTCGGCTGCTGCCAGAGCCCTGGACCTGTCTGACGTGGTGGAGATCCTGATTTAA
- the AMOTL2 gene encoding angiomotin-like protein 2 isoform X2, producing MRTAEDSNGTVLHRLIQEQLRYGNLTENRTLLAIQQQALRGGGGAGSPRSSLESLSPEESQMVQQSTRQEPQGQEHHSDHVYLENSVYRLCQPQHKGEELPTYEEAKAHSQYYASQRGGQQPGGVSPGIRGENGPHGAESGTRRPDEGLKDLKHGHVRSLSERLMRMSLERNGAKAQSPISASHSYPQLSHHHQLAALRGQCPEGPEPQRPPPEYPYVIPSQDTYLAEPRPCSREGPGFQHPEIRVLPTHVPTTFLPPPGTLCPGTLGPASMEALVSAQAVSASSRLARADAVLRENERLQRESEKLRRELESCAEKASCIQKLESEIQRISEDYENLVKASSKREALEKAMRNKRDGEMRRLQDFNRDLKERLESVNKQLASKTQESQESNQGSVAKLLAQSYEHQQEKEKLEREVSLLRSANEDQRRRAELLEQALSSAQARAAKAEAELRKKRAYVEKVERLQAALGQLQAACEKREQLELRLRTRLEQELKMLRAQQRHAGAAGGGTPELSAHTLSEQLREKEEKILALEADMTKWEQKYLEECTMRQFAMDAAATAAAQRDTTLISHSPRHSPNSSFNEDLLLASHKHQEMENRLKALHAQILEKDAVIKVLQQRSRRDPSKALQGSLRPAKSVPSVFAASAAPSWPGAGQSDRLAEGSSRGSTGKATAEGAAAPATLPLPSHSKHGSKDGSTQTDGVAESSGQGEGTERPSGLLESSAAARALDLSDVVEILI from the exons ATGAGGACGGCGGAGGACTCGAACGGAACGGTCCTGCACCGCCTGATTCAGGAGCAGCTGCGCTACGGGAACCTCACAGAGAACCGCACACTGCTGGCCATCCAGCAGCAGGCCCTGCGTGGCGGTGGGGGTGCCGGCAGCCCCCGCTCCTCCCTGGAGAGCCtcagtccagaggagagccaaaTGGTGCAGCAGTCCACACGGCAGGAGCCCCAGGGTCAGGAGCATCACTCTGACCACGTCTACTTGGAGAACAGCGTCTAtcggctctgccagccccagcacaaGGGCGAGGAGCTCCCGACCTACGAGGAGGCCAAGGCACATTCCCAGTACTACGCCTCGCAGCGGGGCGGGCAGCAGCCTGGAGGGGTCAGCCCAGGGATTCGGGGTGAAAATGGTCCGCACGGGGCCGAGAGCGGTACCCGTCGCCCCGACGAGGGGCTGAAGGACCTGAAGCATGGCCACGTGCGGTCGCTGAGCGAGCGGCTGATGCGGATGTCGCTGGAGAGGAACGGGGCCAAAGCGCAGAGCCCCATCAGTGCTTCCCACAGCTACCCCCAgctctcccaccaccaccagctcgCTGCCCTCCGAGGGCAGTGCCCCGAGGGGCCGGAGCCACAGCGACCCCCTCCGGAGTATCCCTATGTCATCCCTTCCCAGGACACTTACCTGGCCGAACCCCGACCCTGCTCCCGGGAAGGTCCTGGATTTCAGCATCCTGAAATCAG ggTGCTGCCCACCCACGTCCCCACCACTTTCCTGCCGCCACCGGGCACCCTGTGCCCGGGCACACTGGGTCCCGCCAGCATGGAGGCACTGGTGAGTGCCCAGGCGGTCTCGGCCAGCAGCCGCCTGGCCCGGGCAGATGCAGTCCTGCGGGAAAATGAGAGGCTCCAGCGGGAGAGTGAGAAGCTGCGGCGGGAGCTGGAGAGCTGCGCCGAGAAAGCAAGCTGCATCCAGAAG CTGGAGAGCGAGATCCAGCGCATCTCGGAGGATTATGAAAACCTCGTCAAGGCGTCTTCCAAGCGGGAAGCCTTGGAGAAAGCCATGAGGAACAAGAGAGACGGCGAGATGCGACGGCTCCAGGACTTCAACCGGGACCTGAAAG AGCGATTGGAATCGGTGAACAAGCAGCTGGCCAGCAAGACCCAGGAAAGCCAGGAGAGCAACCAGGGCAGCGTGGCCAAACTCCTGGCGCAGA GCTACGAGCACCAGCAAGAGAAGGAGAAGCTGGAGCGAGAGGTGTCCCTGCTGCGCAGTGCCAATGAGGACCAGCGGCGgcgggcagagctgctggagcaggcgCTGAGCAGTGCCCAGGCACGGGCGGCCAAGGCGGAAGCTGAGCTGCGGAAGAAGCGAGCCTACGTGGAGAAGGTGGAgcggctgcaggcagccctgggccAGCTCCAGGCCGCCTGTGAAAAAAGGGAGCAGCTCGAGCTGCGGCTCCGCACCCGCCTGGAGCAGGAGCTGAAGATGCTGCGGGCTCAGCAG AGGCATGCAGGTGCCGCAGGCGGGGGGACGCCGGAGCTGAGTGCCCACACGCTCTCTGAGCagctgagggagaaggaggagaagatcCTGGCCCTGGAGGCTGACATGACCAAGTGGGAGCAGAAGTACCTGGAGGAGTGCACCATGCGGCAGTTTGCCATGGACGCCGCGGCCACCGCAGCTGCCCAGCGGGACACCACCCTCATCAGCCATTCCCCGCGGCACTCCCCCAATAGCAGCTTCAACGAGGATCTCCTCCTGGCCAGccacaagcaccaggagatggaGAACAG gTTAAAAGCCCTTCATGCCCAAATCCTGGAGAAGGATGCCGTCATCAAGGTCCTGCAGCAGCGCTCACGGAGGGACCCCAGCAAAGCCCTCCAAGGCTCCCTGCGGCCAGCCAAGTCTGTGCCCTCTGTCTTTGCCGCCTCCGCCGCCCCAAGCTGGCCGGGGGCTGGCCAGAGTGACCGGCTGGCCGAGGGCAGCTCCCGGGGCAGCACAG GCAAAGCCACTGCTGAAGGGGCAGCAGCACCCGCCaccctccctctgccctcccactCCAAGCACGGCAGCAAGGACGGCAGCACACAGACGGACGGGGTGGCTGAAAGCAGCGGCCAGGGCGAGGGCACTGAGCGCCCGTCTGGTTTGCTGG agagCTCGGCTGCTGCCAGAGCCCTGGACCTGTCTGACGTGGTGGAGATCCTGATTTAA